A single genomic interval of Camelina sativa cultivar DH55 chromosome 11, Cs, whole genome shotgun sequence harbors:
- the LOC104722175 gene encoding SNF1-related protein kinase catalytic subunit alpha KIN10-like isoform X4 yields the protein MYHKPLHVSAGNGSIAGKTLKSPRGLPRNLQPFGSDSLSKITPPIIYSGLDNWDVDGLLGADLLSEILADVWSCGVTLYVILVGAYPFEDPQETRDYPKTIQRILSVTYSIPEDLHLSPECRHLISRIFMADPATYGETPLHMAAKNGCNEAA from the exons ATGTATCATAAGCCACTTCATGTTTCTGCTGGTAATG GCAGTATAGCCGGCAAAACACTAAAAAGTCCAAGAGGGTTACCCAGAAATTTGCAGCCCTTTGGTTCTGACTCGTTGTCAAAGATTACGCCTCCAATAATATATAGCGGTTTGGACAATTGGGATGTTGATGGTCTCCTTGGGGCTGACTTGCTCTCTGAGATC CTTGCAGATGTATGGTCATGTGGCGTAACCTTATATGTAATATTGGTTGGAGCTTATCCATTTGAGGATCCACAAGAGACAAGAGATTATCCAAAGACAATACAG AGAATCCTTAGTGTCACATACTCAATCCCAGAGGACTTACACCTTTCACCTGAATGTCGACATCTAATATCAAGGATTTTCATGGCTGATCCTGCAACA TATGGTGAGACTCCATTGCACATGGCAGCCAAGAATGGTTGTAATGAAGCTGCTTGA
- the LOC104722175 gene encoding transcriptional adapter ADA2a-like isoform X1 encodes MNRQGGGGIEEEEEEMNRQGGGGQRLRSARPTTIHDCALSGGQRLRSEEMNAIPSFILLLRLNHGAPGSIAGKTLKSPRGLPRNLQPFGSDSLSKITPPIIYSGLDNWDVDGLLGADLLSEILADVWSCGVTLYVILVGAYPFEDPQETRDYPKTIQRILSVTYSIPEDLHLSPECRHLISRIFMADPATYGETPLHMAAKNGCNEAA; translated from the exons atgaaccGACAAGGCGGTGGtgggattgaagaagaagaagaagaaatgaaccGACAAGGCGGTGGTGGACAACGGCTGAGATCAGCTAGACCCACCACAATTCATGATTGTGCTCTCTCCGGTGGACAACGGCTGAGATCAGAAGAAATGAACGCAATCCCGTC TTTTATTCTGCTGCTGCGACTAAACCACGGTGCACCAGGCAGTATAGCCGGCAAAACACTAAAAAGTCCAAGAGGGTTACCCAGAAATTTGCAGCCCTTTGGTTCTGACTCGTTGTCAAAGATTACGCCTCCAATAATATATAGCGGTTTGGACAATTGGGATGTTGATGGTCTCCTTGGGGCTGACTTGCTCTCTGAGATC CTTGCAGATGTATGGTCATGTGGCGTAACCTTATATGTAATATTGGTTGGAGCTTATCCATTTGAGGATCCACAAGAGACAAGAGATTATCCAAAGACAATACAG AGAATCCTTAGTGTCACATACTCAATCCCAGAGGACTTACACCTTTCACCTGAATGTCGACATCTAATATCAAGGATTTTCATGGCTGATCCTGCAACA TATGGTGAGACTCCATTGCACATGGCAGCCAAGAATGGTTGTAATGAAGCTGCTTGA
- the LOC104722175 gene encoding SNF1-related protein kinase catalytic subunit alpha KIN10-like isoform X5, whose product MYHKPLHVSAGSIAGKTLKSPRGLPRNLQPFGSDSLSKITPPIIYSGLDNWDVDGLLGADLLSEILADVWSCGVTLYVILVGAYPFEDPQETRDYPKTIQRILSVTYSIPEDLHLSPECRHLISRIFMADPATYGETPLHMAAKNGCNEAA is encoded by the exons ATGTATCATAAGCCACTTCATGTTTCTGCTG GCAGTATAGCCGGCAAAACACTAAAAAGTCCAAGAGGGTTACCCAGAAATTTGCAGCCCTTTGGTTCTGACTCGTTGTCAAAGATTACGCCTCCAATAATATATAGCGGTTTGGACAATTGGGATGTTGATGGTCTCCTTGGGGCTGACTTGCTCTCTGAGATC CTTGCAGATGTATGGTCATGTGGCGTAACCTTATATGTAATATTGGTTGGAGCTTATCCATTTGAGGATCCACAAGAGACAAGAGATTATCCAAAGACAATACAG AGAATCCTTAGTGTCACATACTCAATCCCAGAGGACTTACACCTTTCACCTGAATGTCGACATCTAATATCAAGGATTTTCATGGCTGATCCTGCAACA TATGGTGAGACTCCATTGCACATGGCAGCCAAGAATGGTTGTAATGAAGCTGCTTGA
- the LOC104722178 gene encoding CBS domain-containing protein CBSX5-like, with protein sequence MMALSLLSYDVSDLCLGKPPLRCLSASSSSVSDAIAALKFSEDTFLSVWNCNHDDNDVTECECLGKISMADVICHLSKDHDYTLAALNAPVSVLLPKTRSLVLHVQPSCSLVEAIDLIIQGAQNLIVPIQTKPFTKKRQQNDKVSVTTSTHSNGRRFCWITQEDIIQFLLGTIAAFSPLPAMSISDLGIVNSTHAILAVDYHSSPSAVISAISSALVDQTSVAVVDGEGDDSFTSLIGEISPMTLTCCDETAAAAVATLPAGDLMAYIDGANPPESLVQIVRNRLEDKGLMGLLSLFDSVSPSSPSSGYSSDEESPTRTTSFGRSMSSSARMARRSEAIVCNPKSSLMAVMIQAIAHRVNYAWVVEKDGSFVGMVTFVDILKVFRKFFENNM encoded by the exons ATGATGGCACTGTCCCTTCTCTCATACGATGTCTCCGATCTCTGTCTAGGCAAGCCTCCTCTCCGTTGTCTCTCcgcctcttcctcctccgtaTCCGACGCCATCGCTGCCCTAAAATTCTCTGAAGACACTTTCCTATCAGTCTGGAACTGCAATCACGACGATAACGATGTCACTGAGTGCGAGTGCTTGGGGAAAATATCAATGGCTGACGTCATCTGCCATTTGTCCAAAGACCATGACTACACTCTCGCTGCCTTAAACGCACCCGTCTCTGTTCTTCTCCCCAAAACTCGTTCTCTCGTCCTCCATGTTCAACCCTCCTGCAG CTTAGTTGAAGCCATTGATCTGATCATCCAAGGAGCACAGAATCTGATTGTCCCAATTCAGACAAAACCCTTCACTAAGAAAAGGCAGCAAAACGACAAAGTTTCAGTCACCACATCAACGCATTCGAACGGACGACGATTCTGCTGGATCACTCAAGAAGACATCATACAGTTTCTCCTCGGAACCATCGCCGCGTTCTCTCCTCTGCCGGCGATGTCAATCTCCGATCTCGGCATCGTCAACAGCACGCACGCAATCCTCGCCGTTGATTACCACTCCTCCCCCTCCGCCGTCATCTCGGCCATATCCAGCGCTCTCGTCGACCAAACCTCTGTTGCAGTGGTCGACGGAGAAGGAGACGACTCTTTTACGTCCTTGATCGGAGAGATCTCTCCGATGACACTAACTTGCTGCGACGAGACAGCTGCCGCGGCGGTGGCAACGCTCCCCGCAGGAGACCTGATGGCGTACATAGACGGAGCAAATCCACCGGAGAGTCTTGTCCAGATCGTTAGGAATCGTTTGGAGGACAAAGGACTGATGGGTTTGCTTTCGCTTTTCGATTCTGTCTCACCTTCGTCGCCGTCGTCAGGTTATTCGTCGGATGAAGAGTCTCCGACGAGGACGACCTCGTTTGGGAGGTCGATGAGTAGCTCAGCGAGAATGGCGAGGAGGTCGGAGGCAATAGTGTGTAATCCAAAGAGCTCGTTAATGGCAGTGATGATTCAAGCGATTGCTCATCGAGTGAACTACGCGTGGGTGGTCGAAAAAGATGGTAGTTTCGTTGGCATGGTTACTTTTGTTGATATCTTAAaagtttttaggaaatttttcGAGAATAACAtgtga
- the LOC104722175 gene encoding serine/threonine-protein kinase STK11-like isoform X2, whose amino-acid sequence MPISQKSCFFCLILGFLQMYHKPLHVSAGNGSIAGKTLKSPRGLPRNLQPFGSDSLSKITPPIIYSGLDNWDVDGLLGADLLSEILADVWSCGVTLYVILVGAYPFEDPQETRDYPKTIQRILSVTYSIPEDLHLSPECRHLISRIFMADPATYGETPLHMAAKNGCNEAA is encoded by the exons ATGCCCATAAgtcaaaaatcttgttttttttgtttgattttgggatttttgcAGATGTATCATAAGCCACTTCATGTTTCTGCTGGTAATG GCAGTATAGCCGGCAAAACACTAAAAAGTCCAAGAGGGTTACCCAGAAATTTGCAGCCCTTTGGTTCTGACTCGTTGTCAAAGATTACGCCTCCAATAATATATAGCGGTTTGGACAATTGGGATGTTGATGGTCTCCTTGGGGCTGACTTGCTCTCTGAGATC CTTGCAGATGTATGGTCATGTGGCGTAACCTTATATGTAATATTGGTTGGAGCTTATCCATTTGAGGATCCACAAGAGACAAGAGATTATCCAAAGACAATACAG AGAATCCTTAGTGTCACATACTCAATCCCAGAGGACTTACACCTTTCACCTGAATGTCGACATCTAATATCAAGGATTTTCATGGCTGATCCTGCAACA TATGGTGAGACTCCATTGCACATGGCAGCCAAGAATGGTTGTAATGAAGCTGCTTGA
- the LOC104722175 gene encoding serine/threonine-protein kinase STK11-like isoform X3 — protein sequence MPISQKSCFFCLILGFLQMYHKPLHVSAGSIAGKTLKSPRGLPRNLQPFGSDSLSKITPPIIYSGLDNWDVDGLLGADLLSEILADVWSCGVTLYVILVGAYPFEDPQETRDYPKTIQRILSVTYSIPEDLHLSPECRHLISRIFMADPATYGETPLHMAAKNGCNEAA from the exons ATGCCCATAAgtcaaaaatcttgttttttttgtttgattttgggatttttgcAGATGTATCATAAGCCACTTCATGTTTCTGCTG GCAGTATAGCCGGCAAAACACTAAAAAGTCCAAGAGGGTTACCCAGAAATTTGCAGCCCTTTGGTTCTGACTCGTTGTCAAAGATTACGCCTCCAATAATATATAGCGGTTTGGACAATTGGGATGTTGATGGTCTCCTTGGGGCTGACTTGCTCTCTGAGATC CTTGCAGATGTATGGTCATGTGGCGTAACCTTATATGTAATATTGGTTGGAGCTTATCCATTTGAGGATCCACAAGAGACAAGAGATTATCCAAAGACAATACAG AGAATCCTTAGTGTCACATACTCAATCCCAGAGGACTTACACCTTTCACCTGAATGTCGACATCTAATATCAAGGATTTTCATGGCTGATCCTGCAACA TATGGTGAGACTCCATTGCACATGGCAGCCAAGAATGGTTGTAATGAAGCTGCTTGA